One window of the Nitrospirota bacterium genome contains the following:
- a CDS encoding type 1 glutamine amidotransferase, with translation MHVLIIKNVFTEGPGTIADYLVAEKIPYTICDLSIGDTMPAQGSFTHLIIMGGPMAVYEMNRYSYLVNEARLIKAAIKAKKHVLGVCLGAQMVAHVLGAKVYPGQKKEIGWLEVALTPDGMSDPLISELALPDKNTAQVFQWHGDTFDLPLNTAWLASSDLFPNQAFRHTDRVYALQFHIEVTPAIVLDWMAQEPGFDFASITAESEKIFHAYRERAMKFYRGFFR, from the coding sequence CTGACTATCTCGTTGCCGAAAAGATCCCCTATACCATTTGCGATCTGAGCATCGGAGATACCATGCCTGCTCAAGGCTCCTTTACCCACCTCATCATCATGGGCGGCCCCATGGCGGTGTACGAGATGAACCGGTATTCGTACCTCGTCAATGAAGCGCGGCTGATCAAGGCGGCGATCAAGGCAAAAAAGCACGTGCTCGGCGTATGTCTGGGCGCGCAAATGGTGGCCCATGTGCTGGGAGCAAAGGTCTATCCCGGTCAGAAGAAAGAGATCGGATGGCTTGAAGTGGCGCTGACTCCCGACGGCATGAGCGATCCCCTCATATCCGAGCTTGCGCTTCCCGACAAGAACACGGCCCAGGTGTTCCAGTGGCACGGGGACACCTTTGATCTGCCGCTCAATACCGCGTGGCTGGCGTCGTCCGACCTTTTTCCGAACCAGGCGTTCCGGCATACAGACAGGGTGTATGCGCTCCAGTTCCATATTGAGGTGACACCCGCCATTGTTCTGGACTGGATGGCACAGGAACCGGGGTTCGATTTTGCTTCCATTACCGCGGAATCGGAAAAGATTTTCCATGCCTACCGTGAGCGCGCCATGAAGTTTTACCGGGGATTTTTCAGATAG